The Raoultibacter phocaeensis genome includes a window with the following:
- a CDS encoding SHIRT domain-containing protein: protein MNTLQGLVDFKDTFAGKFLATLVSFALVLSLCSITAFADDEQKPVSDDSAVEQPDLEPVKDESGNGATDAAQSDDVSGTVRGDGAQDAQEGGNAQVIPPTDEAPSPSDPASDDSSVAVDVAQVGIELAHSYIVYLDQEVKLPATKIEVPLARDFIFDVEADTGFEIVEVKAKHKETGAEIALETQEDGTYKVAASNVTSNLVIVPETAEVKVEGDEEPESAAATPLTRDTEIAIGDAERPSVEGDETAGDGSEPAADPVEPEANAVPTVLAQTVEGTTVTLTAAEGVLPKGATMVVEPVQSDLAEQAIVEAAAEQGREIVRAVVYDITLYDAGGSEIQPEGAVQIAFENAAIASADAAVYRIDDDEAAASLIAEGDTAETSHFSLYGYALTGAAAVAGDNKLSQTLYGTFELTIGQNYCFTDGSGSATPLSGSWTTEFGMYDSEGRFVFDIAELKIFAGRNGCQFAYADYFGEMVTALRYESFVGQLFVTFANGASKSVSDLNQLKIYFSKNASQGGQDLAIEGVDTLFVGEAATLSLKTPSSAYDEGAVVWTSSNPKVVALSDPAYGKVTGLALGTATITAELTGADGTTLTAKKVITVKDKDSSDLRYYKYSTESSNMELYYSINAGPLTQISLGDSFTADVNDAVVFFAKTKEGYQSGSDFEHRSSRAGFQNGGYTWGYYKDIDSPDIANLYLNGHDFTSLVSAAADIGIAKVFYYTDRKPEFTYREFKISAEPLAVTAAYDLDGGTLDGQKSWIDSTTYYHSNVVESPNHVIQLPANAPQKEGSTFSGWQLSVNNGIYGKIDSGSTAVSVDDVWSVIKELAGDATNYKLTFTALWEDKYAVTYDGNGATAGSVVDKGGPYKPESKVAIERNSFRKANATFIGWSTTPDGSGGTMYQPGEAFIITEDTTLYAQWLEKDMSSITYTVSPSKAGTVSSSSESLKPETGEAKGSTAAPNAGYEFVNWTDLSGFVVSTEETFVPEIPAGGWPQTTTYYANFTANTDTAYTVHVFYSKQDGTYADEPDRAVPLTGTTDAVATVEAADYAKTGFKLDASAPNNLTGVIAGDGSLVLKAHYYAQSAVRFDLNGGQGAAPEDRYVDRGTTISDLPTDDGFSNGDAVFKGWATTDGSESDELLDSIESVTINGDTVLYAIWADAYSLAYEVYSYPDQDNAITPAFVEAQPDGAPATVEVKAGAFSEDVSAAEVKRYAKLPETVSYPELGIEAQHPSDSMVDVEKVFYECSLDKAAKLITARYANQVLVNGLSDGTVSVRSAENQHEAALRQGRVTVRTHYVDASGADVEHAKLTGALSTVFAPAIVDANTAAGAATEELYFAWLQNDNKIDLAVTDTAADDAWVLNSVTCSKSYIRLDATTDGFNLVGVPGDTVVDIYLTPKYAVNYFEVADGAATPLAELTQTATLPVIGNDPSPLPSGVVATDALTVQPLPQKPGYAYAGWNTEQTMGGTAVAPASSILLTGIDRATLTLNLYASSELVRFQVNYEWTGLPNETVYDEAGNQFNPELPERITDLVINDPYAIDDSYTEGFTVYTHDEFGNQTGSYSFGGWNDPGNGVMKDKSITVSGTWTPRDIAVPVNDVTYDWGSENVPAGASVPAAITGLKPNQTYVVDTAYAAGYTVNAYDEYGNVTGVHTFSGWNDPGEGTMGTEPLIVTGSWSYEAREVAQYSVTYAWNLPSDKTYYDAEGAVLAAQPTLPEFIIGLVEGQDYDIDATHRPDESVVYVKDQYGNVNGSYTFKGWADPDNGKVSGTYDPIVVRGTWEYAAIDVAEFDVTYEWTGLPAADTKLYNADGSDALLALPAQIRGLVSGQPYAVDAAYAVGRTVYSHDEYGNVNGTYTFGGWMIGGAAVSGEQAMGVSSVAIEGTWEYSAQTVVSYPVVYAWDLPENIVFYDEAGNTVAPAVPRADPSELVPGQKFMVSEAYAQGYAVYTHDEYGNVNGSYTFEGWDKNGEQTMGTASVTITGTWTPASIGVTAYDVAYRWNGLSADAELFDADGAPVVPAYPATRSYVKGQSYPIDGVYVRGFEVYTHDEYGNVNGSYTFGGWTLDGVAVSGERVMGEASVTIEGEWSFSEKSVVSHSVFYQWNLPEGTAYYDIAGDAVVVAKPATMAGLVPGQPYTVDANYARGFSVYTHDEYGNVNGSYTFDGWTLDGEQVGGTGQKMGDADAVVSGAWTPERIHVDAFSVSYSWDLPSDSEFFAADGSVAAPVLPSAVEDLVKGQGYAVDDAYASGSMLYTHDEYGNVNGSYTFGGWTLDGVSVDGEQTMGTVSVVLEGSWKYAEQPVASHPVTYAWNLPVGVYYDGDGTAVGPTVPVADPLELVPGQKFTVSTDYAVGYTVYTHDAYGNVNGSYAFEGWDRAGEQTMGDAAVVIVGTWKHSDIEVDVNSVSYGWDLPENAVLFDADGNGVAPELPASLDGLVKGAPYTVDSTFYEGYKVYTHDAYGNVNGAYTFGGWTLDGVAVSGTKAMEDADVSLMGVWVHSDEAVATHSVSYTWDLPGNAMYYSAAGAVADTALPPALTELVSGQPYTIDTKYTQGITVYTHDTYGNVNGSYAFSGWNDPGSGIMEDADVTVSGSWAYEAVAVAANEVAYEWTGLPDSGSGLFDADGNAAVLTLPATKSYVKGQPYAVDTTYAAGFTVYSHDAYGNVNGSYTFGGWDLGGIQTMGDDDVAIRGAWEFAERAVEKHSVSYVWENLPADTTFYDAAGSEVGVVKPNAQTGLVPNQTYDIDAAFADGYAVYTHDAYGNVNGSYTFGGWLLDGEQVGGTTRTMGEADVTIEGSWMPRDIQVDAYSVVYDWGIDNVPDGVTLPVPRTGLVSGQPYAVDTVFAAGYAVNEYDSYNNVTGVYTFSGWSDPGNGVMGSETVTVTGSWSYAEQNVARYNVSYGWDLPENTYFDAAGVPVTPVVPVSLTGLVNGQPYVVDALFAQGTVLYTHDAYGNVNGSYTFGGWVDPNNGFMGEADVQVNGAWAFEAIEVPVPGPNPTPTPLPAPITPDTPLANVLPPAVTAPIDAAAQALQNVYETVIGEEPTPLTGPEEETIEDNETPLADGFDVHDPACWVHFYIILGMILSALYILVVIARRRRFIAALNGYENTLLGRDGGASGKGAAL from the coding sequence ATGAATACGTTGCAAGGGTTAGTCGATTTCAAAGACACGTTCGCGGGCAAGTTTCTCGCAACGCTGGTCTCGTTTGCTTTAGTGCTGTCGCTGTGCAGTATTACTGCATTCGCGGATGACGAACAGAAACCTGTATCGGACGATTCGGCTGTCGAGCAACCTGATCTCGAACCTGTAAAGGATGAATCGGGTAACGGTGCGACCGATGCTGCGCAAAGCGACGACGTGTCCGGCACCGTTCGAGGCGACGGTGCGCAGGACGCGCAAGAAGGTGGTAACGCACAGGTTATCCCGCCGACCGACGAAGCCCCTTCTCCGAGCGACCCTGCATCTGACGATTCTTCGGTGGCGGTGGATGTCGCCCAGGTGGGCATCGAGCTTGCGCATTCCTACATCGTGTACCTCGACCAAGAAGTCAAGCTTCCCGCAACTAAAATCGAAGTGCCGCTTGCCAGGGATTTCATCTTCGATGTGGAGGCCGATACCGGCTTCGAAATCGTCGAAGTGAAGGCCAAGCACAAGGAAACCGGTGCCGAGATCGCCCTTGAGACGCAGGAAGACGGCACGTACAAGGTGGCCGCTTCCAACGTGACGAGCAACCTCGTGATCGTTCCCGAAACCGCCGAAGTCAAGGTCGAGGGCGATGAAGAGCCTGAAAGCGCGGCGGCCACGCCGCTTACGCGCGACACCGAGATCGCCATCGGCGATGCCGAAAGGCCTTCCGTCGAAGGCGACGAGACGGCGGGCGACGGCAGCGAGCCTGCCGCCGATCCCGTCGAACCTGAAGCGAATGCGGTTCCCACCGTGCTCGCCCAAACCGTCGAGGGCACCACGGTCACTTTGACCGCCGCCGAAGGCGTGCTGCCCAAGGGAGCGACTATGGTTGTCGAACCCGTGCAGTCCGATTTGGCTGAGCAGGCGATTGTCGAGGCTGCCGCCGAACAAGGCAGGGAAATCGTCCGCGCCGTCGTGTACGATATCACCCTCTACGATGCGGGCGGAAGCGAGATTCAGCCAGAAGGTGCCGTGCAGATCGCGTTCGAGAACGCCGCCATCGCCTCAGCCGATGCAGCGGTGTATCGCATCGACGACGACGAGGCGGCCGCCTCCCTCATCGCCGAAGGCGATACCGCCGAAACCAGCCACTTCTCGCTCTACGGCTACGCGCTCACAGGCGCCGCAGCCGTGGCGGGGGACAACAAGCTTTCGCAGACGCTGTATGGAACGTTCGAGTTGACGATCGGGCAGAACTACTGCTTCACCGACGGAAGCGGAAGCGCCACTCCTTTGTCGGGCTCATGGACGACGGAGTTCGGCATGTACGACTCCGAGGGACGCTTCGTCTTCGATATCGCCGAACTGAAAATCTTCGCGGGCCGCAACGGGTGCCAGTTCGCATATGCCGACTATTTTGGCGAAATGGTAACGGCTCTTCGGTACGAATCGTTCGTGGGACAGCTCTTCGTCACGTTCGCAAACGGCGCGTCGAAGTCCGTATCCGATCTCAACCAACTGAAAATCTACTTCTCGAAAAACGCGTCGCAAGGTGGGCAGGACCTTGCTATCGAGGGCGTCGACACCCTGTTCGTCGGGGAGGCCGCAACGCTTTCGCTCAAAACCCCCTCGTCGGCCTATGACGAAGGTGCGGTCGTTTGGACTTCTTCCAATCCCAAGGTTGTCGCCCTTTCCGATCCGGCATACGGCAAAGTGACCGGGCTCGCTTTGGGCACGGCGACGATCACGGCCGAACTCACCGGTGCCGACGGTACAACGCTTACCGCGAAAAAAGTCATCACCGTCAAGGACAAGGATTCCTCTGATCTGCGCTACTATAAGTACAGCACCGAGTCTTCCAACATGGAACTGTACTACAGCATCAATGCCGGTCCTCTGACGCAGATATCGTTGGGCGATAGCTTTACGGCCGATGTGAACGATGCGGTCGTGTTCTTCGCAAAAACAAAAGAGGGTTACCAGAGCGGGTCTGATTTCGAGCATCGAAGCAGCAGAGCCGGTTTTCAAAACGGCGGGTATACGTGGGGATATTACAAAGACATCGATTCGCCGGATATCGCGAACCTGTATTTGAACGGACATGACTTCACGAGCTTGGTTTCCGCTGCTGCGGATATCGGTATTGCCAAGGTGTTCTACTACACCGACAGAAAACCTGAGTTCACGTATCGCGAGTTCAAGATATCAGCCGAACCGCTCGCCGTTACCGCCGCCTACGATCTCGATGGGGGAACGCTCGACGGCCAGAAGAGCTGGATTGATTCGACTACGTATTATCATTCGAACGTCGTTGAGAGCCCCAACCACGTGATCCAGCTTCCGGCCAACGCTCCGCAGAAAGAAGGCAGCACGTTTAGCGGGTGGCAGCTGAGCGTCAACAACGGAATCTATGGAAAGATCGACTCGGGATCGACGGCGGTTTCGGTTGACGACGTATGGTCCGTTATCAAGGAGCTTGCAGGCGACGCCACCAATTACAAACTGACGTTTACGGCGCTTTGGGAGGATAAGTACGCCGTGACCTACGACGGCAACGGCGCCACTGCCGGATCCGTCGTGGACAAAGGCGGTCCGTATAAGCCCGAAAGCAAGGTTGCCATCGAGCGGAATTCGTTCCGCAAGGCGAACGCCACCTTCATCGGATGGTCGACGACTCCCGACGGCTCGGGTGGCACGATGTACCAGCCGGGCGAGGCGTTCATCATCACCGAAGACACGACGTTGTATGCGCAGTGGCTCGAAAAGGACATGAGCTCCATCACCTATACGGTTTCCCCCTCGAAGGCCGGCACGGTGAGTTCTTCGAGCGAGTCGCTGAAGCCGGAAACGGGCGAGGCGAAGGGCTCGACTGCAGCGCCGAACGCGGGATACGAGTTTGTCAACTGGACCGATTTGTCAGGTTTTGTCGTGAGCACGGAAGAGACGTTCGTGCCCGAAATACCCGCAGGTGGATGGCCGCAAACAACCACGTACTACGCCAATTTCACGGCGAACACCGATACGGCGTACACCGTACACGTGTTCTATAGCAAGCAGGACGGCACGTATGCCGACGAGCCCGACAGAGCCGTTCCGCTGACAGGCACAACCGATGCGGTGGCGACGGTAGAGGCGGCCGACTACGCCAAGACGGGCTTCAAGCTCGACGCCTCGGCGCCCAACAACCTGACGGGTGTGATCGCTGGCGACGGTTCGCTCGTGCTCAAAGCGCACTATTATGCGCAATCCGCCGTGCGCTTCGATCTGAACGGCGGACAGGGCGCCGCTCCCGAAGACCGCTACGTCGATAGGGGCACAACGATTTCCGACCTGCCGACTGACGACGGGTTCTCCAACGGCGATGCCGTGTTCAAAGGCTGGGCGACGACGGACGGTTCGGAAAGCGACGAGCTTTTGGATTCCATTGAGTCCGTTACGATAAACGGCGATACGGTGTTGTACGCGATCTGGGCCGATGCGTATTCGCTCGCGTACGAGGTGTACTCGTATCCCGATCAGGATAATGCCATAACCCCCGCGTTCGTCGAGGCGCAGCCCGATGGGGCGCCCGCGACGGTCGAGGTGAAGGCCGGTGCGTTTTCCGAGGATGTCTCCGCTGCCGAGGTGAAGAGGTATGCGAAGCTGCCCGAAACGGTTTCGTATCCCGAGCTCGGCATCGAAGCGCAGCATCCCTCCGATTCCATGGTGGACGTCGAAAAAGTGTTCTACGAGTGCTCGCTTGACAAAGCGGCCAAGCTCATTACGGCCCGATATGCGAACCAGGTGCTCGTCAACGGGTTGTCCGACGGCACTGTGAGCGTTCGGAGCGCTGAGAACCAGCACGAAGCGGCGCTGCGTCAGGGCAGGGTGACCGTGAGGACCCATTACGTGGATGCCTCGGGCGCCGATGTCGAGCACGCCAAGCTGACGGGCGCTTTGAGCACCGTGTTTGCACCCGCTATCGTGGATGCAAACACTGCTGCCGGCGCGGCTACCGAAGAGCTGTACTTCGCATGGCTGCAAAACGACAACAAGATCGACCTCGCTGTAACCGATACGGCGGCGGACGATGCTTGGGTGCTCAATTCGGTTACGTGCTCGAAGAGCTACATCAGGCTCGATGCGACGACCGACGGGTTCAACCTCGTCGGCGTTCCGGGCGATACCGTGGTTGACATTTACCTCACACCGAAGTACGCCGTGAACTACTTCGAGGTTGCCGACGGGGCGGCAACGCCGCTTGCCGAACTGACGCAGACGGCTACGCTGCCCGTTATCGGCAACGATCCGAGTCCGTTGCCTTCGGGCGTTGTTGCAACCGATGCGCTCACGGTGCAGCCTTTGCCCCAGAAGCCGGGGTATGCGTATGCGGGGTGGAACACCGAGCAGACCATGGGCGGCACCGCCGTTGCCCCTGCGTCTTCGATCCTTCTTACCGGTATCGACCGCGCCACGCTCACGCTGAACCTGTACGCCTCAAGTGAGCTTGTGCGGTTCCAGGTGAACTACGAGTGGACGGGCTTACCGAACGAAACCGTATACGACGAGGCGGGCAACCAATTTAACCCCGAGCTGCCCGAACGCATAACCGATCTCGTTATCAACGACCCGTATGCCATCGACGATTCGTATACCGAAGGCTTCACCGTCTACACCCATGACGAGTTCGGAAACCAGACCGGTTCCTACTCGTTCGGCGGTTGGAACGATCCAGGCAACGGCGTCATGAAAGACAAGAGCATTACCGTTTCCGGCACGTGGACTCCGCGCGACATAGCGGTGCCCGTCAACGACGTCACCTACGATTGGGGCAGTGAAAATGTACCGGCCGGTGCAAGCGTGCCTGCGGCGATAACCGGCCTCAAGCCGAATCAGACGTATGTTGTCGATACCGCGTATGCGGCCGGCTATACGGTGAACGCCTACGACGAGTACGGCAACGTGACAGGCGTGCACACCTTCAGCGGGTGGAACGATCCGGGCGAGGGCACGATGGGCACCGAGCCCTTGATCGTTACCGGATCGTGGAGCTATGAAGCACGGGAGGTCGCCCAGTACAGCGTTACGTATGCGTGGAACCTGCCTAGCGACAAGACGTACTACGACGCCGAAGGAGCGGTGCTCGCCGCTCAGCCGACGTTGCCCGAATTCATTATCGGGCTCGTTGAAGGACAGGACTACGACATCGATGCGACTCATCGGCCTGACGAATCGGTCGTGTACGTGAAAGACCAGTACGGCAATGTGAACGGCTCCTACACGTTCAAGGGGTGGGCCGATCCGGATAACGGGAAGGTGAGCGGCACCTACGATCCAATTGTCGTGCGTGGTACGTGGGAGTACGCGGCGATCGATGTTGCCGAGTTTGACGTAACCTACGAGTGGACGGGCCTTCCCGCCGCCGATACGAAGTTGTACAACGCCGACGGCAGCGATGCGTTGCTTGCGCTTCCCGCGCAGATTCGGGGCCTCGTGAGCGGCCAGCCCTACGCCGTCGACGCCGCGTACGCCGTGGGCCGCACGGTCTACTCCCACGACGAGTACGGCAACGTGAACGGAACGTATACGTTCGGCGGTTGGATGATCGGTGGCGCTGCGGTAAGCGGCGAGCAGGCGATGGGCGTTTCCAGCGTTGCCATCGAGGGAACATGGGAGTACAGCGCGCAAACGGTCGTCTCCTATCCTGTTGTCTATGCATGGGATCTTCCCGAGAACATCGTTTTCTACGACGAAGCAGGAAACACGGTTGCTCCCGCGGTTCCCCGTGCCGATCCCTCGGAGCTCGTCCCCGGCCAGAAGTTCATGGTGAGCGAAGCATACGCGCAAGGTTATGCGGTCTACACGCACGACGAGTACGGCAACGTGAACGGCTCCTACACGTTCGAGGGCTGGGATAAGAACGGCGAGCAAACCATGGGTACAGCGTCCGTAACCATCACTGGCACGTGGACGCCTGCCTCGATCGGCGTTACCGCCTACGACGTGGCCTATCGATGGAACGGGCTTTCGGCAGACGCGGAGCTGTTCGATGCCGACGGTGCACCGGTGGTGCCCGCGTACCCCGCCACGCGATCGTACGTGAAGGGGCAGAGCTACCCGATCGACGGCGTGTACGTGCGCGGCTTCGAGGTGTACACGCACGACGAGTACGGTAACGTGAACGGCTCCTACACGTTCGGCGGCTGGACGCTCGACGGTGTTGCCGTCAGCGGAGAACGCGTGATGGGCGAGGCTTCCGTGACTATCGAAGGCGAATGGAGCTTCAGCGAGAAGTCCGTGGTGTCGCATAGCGTTTTCTACCAATGGAACCTTCCCGAGGGTACAGCCTATTACGACATCGCAGGAGATGCAGTCGTCGTCGCAAAGCCTGCAACGATGGCGGGGCTGGTGCCCGGGCAACCGTATACGGTCGACGCGAACTACGCACGGGGTTTTTCGGTGTACACGCACGACGAGTACGGCAACGTGAACGGCTCCTACACGTTCGACGGCTGGACGCTCGACGGCGAGCAGGTCGGCGGCACCGGCCAGAAGATGGGAGACGCCGATGCGGTCGTTTCAGGTGCGTGGACGCCCGAGCGGATTCACGTCGATGCCTTCAGCGTTTCGTACTCATGGGATCTTCCGAGCGATAGCGAGTTCTTCGCCGCTGACGGCAGCGTCGCAGCGCCAGTGCTTCCATCGGCGGTCGAGGATCTTGTAAAGGGACAGGGCTACGCCGTCGATGACGCGTATGCGAGCGGCTCTATGCTGTACACGCACGACGAGTACGGCAACGTGAACGGCTCCTACACGTTCGGCGGCTGGACGCTCGACGGCGTCTCTGTCGACGGCGAGCAAACCATGGGCACCGTTTCGGTCGTTCTCGAAGGCTCGTGGAAATACGCAGAGCAGCCTGTTGCCTCGCATCCCGTTACGTACGCGTGGAACCTTCCAGTCGGCGTATACTACGATGGCGACGGTACCGCGGTCGGTCCGACGGTTCCGGTTGCCGATCCCTTGGAGCTCGTCCCCGGTCAGAAGTTCACGGTGAGCACCGACTACGCTGTCGGGTACACCGTGTACACGCACGACGCGTACGGCAACGTGAACGGCTCCTACGCTTTCGAAGGTTGGGATCGCGCCGGAGAACAAACCATGGGCGACGCTGCAGTGGTTATCGTCGGTACGTGGAAGCACTCCGATATCGAAGTCGACGTTAACAGCGTTTCCTACGGCTGGGATCTTCCCGAAAACGCCGTGCTCTTCGATGCGGACGGCAACGGCGTGGCACCCGAGCTTCCCGCATCGCTCGACGGTCTCGTGAAAGGTGCGCCTTACACGGTCGACTCAACGTTCTACGAGGGCTACAAGGTGTACACTCACGACGCGTACGGCAACGTGAACGGCGCTTACACGTTCGGCGGCTGGACGCTCGACGGTGTTGCCGTCAGCGGGACAAAGGCTATGGAGGATGCCGACGTCTCCCTCATGGGCGTCTGGGTCCACAGCGATGAAGCCGTTGCTACCCACAGCGTTTCGTATACTTGGGATCTTCCCGGAAACGCGATGTACTACAGCGCAGCGGGCGCTGTTGCCGATACCGCTCTGCCCCCAGCCCTTACCGAGCTGGTATCCGGGCAGCCGTACACCATCGACACGAAGTACACGCAGGGCATTACCGTGTACACGCACGATACGTACGGCAACGTGAACGGTTCGTACGCGTTCAGCGGCTGGAACGATCCAGGCAGCGGCATCATGGAAGACGCCGATGTGACCGTTTCGGGCTCGTGGGCATACGAAGCGGTCGCGGTCGCCGCAAACGAAGTCGCTTACGAATGGACGGGGCTTCCTGATTCGGGCTCCGGGCTCTTCGACGCCGACGGCAATGCGGCGGTGTTGACGCTGCCCGCAACAAAATCGTACGTAAAAGGCCAGCCTTATGCCGTCGATACCACGTATGCCGCTGGTTTCACCGTCTACTCTCATGATGCATACGGCAACGTGAACGGCTCCTACACGTTCGGCGGATGGGATTTGGGCGGCATCCAGACGATGGGCGACGATGACGTGGCCATTCGTGGAGCTTGGGAATTCGCCGAGCGCGCCGTTGAAAAGCACAGCGTCTCTTATGTATGGGAGAATCTTCCTGCCGATACGACCTTTTACGATGCCGCCGGTTCCGAAGTCGGCGTCGTGAAGCCGAACGCACAGACTGGCTTGGTTCCGAATCAAACCTACGATATCGATGCGGCGTTCGCGGACGGCTATGCTGTCTATACGCACGACGCATACGGCAATGTGAACGGCTCCTATACGTTTGGGGGTTGGTTGCTCGACGGCGAGCAGGTTGGCGGTACGACCCGAACCATGGGCGAAGCCGATGTGACCATCGAAGGCTCGTGGATGCCGAGGGATATCCAAGTCGATGCGTACAGCGTCGTGTACGACTGGGGTATCGATAACGTACCCGACGGCGTGACCTTGCCCGTCCCACGTACGGGTCTCGTTTCCGGCCAGCCGTATGCGGTCGATACCGTCTTTGCCGCCGGTTATGCGGTGAACGAGTACGACTCCTACAATAACGTAACCGGCGTATACACCTTCAGCGGGTGGTCCGATCCGGGCAACGGTGTGATGGGAAGCGAAACCGTCACCGTTACCGGTTCTTGGTCGTATGCCGAGCAAAACGTCGCGCGCTATAACGTCTCGTACGGTTGGGATCTTCCCGAAAACACGTACTTCGATGCGGCGGGCGTACCCGTGACGCCTGTCGTACCCGTCTCTCTGACAGGGCTCGTAAACGGTCAGCCTTACGTCGTCGATGCGCTGTTTGCGCAGGGTACCGTCCTGTACACGCACGACGCGTACGGCAACGTGAACGGTTCCTATACGTTCGGCGGCTGGGTCGATCCGAACAACGGCTTTATGGGTGAAGCTGACGTGCAGGTGAACGGTGCATGGGCTTTCGAGGCCATCGAGGTTCCCGTACCGGGGCCGAATCCGACGCCGACTCCGCTGCCTGCGCCTATCACGCCCGACACGCCGCTTGCCAACGTGTTGCCACCTGCGGT
- a CDS encoding transglutaminase-like domain-containing protein, with product MERRLHIPKLLAALAASLLLAGCGGPSDPANPGGQSDTSGPAYTLPAVAEASFREEGAVSENGGMIDVSSAEQGYVAASAENGSRLKFQVTKEDTTYNYDLPNDGTPLICPLNMGNGPYTFSIMQNTSGSNYIEIASAAADVTLGTEFEPFVRPNVFCEYDATSPCVAKARELAADAANQGDVLKAVYGWITENIRYDTAKAQALADATGYVPDPDETLAEGTGVCFDYASLGAAMLRSLGIPCKIITGYVSPDGIYHAWNLVYLDGSWMSVEVNVESQTWTIIDLTFAAAGASQEYVGDGTAYTERYTY from the coding sequence GTGGAACGTCGGCTGCATATACCGAAGCTTCTCGCAGCGCTTGCTGCGAGCCTTCTGCTTGCAGGCTGTGGCGGCCCGAGCGATCCCGCGAACCCGGGCGGCCAATCCGACACGAGCGGACCTGCATACACCCTGCCCGCCGTAGCCGAAGCTTCGTTTCGCGAAGAAGGCGCGGTGTCCGAGAACGGCGGCATGATCGACGTTTCCTCGGCAGAGCAGGGCTACGTTGCCGCCTCGGCCGAAAACGGAAGCAGGCTCAAATTCCAGGTCACCAAAGAGGATACGACGTACAACTACGATCTTCCCAACGACGGTACGCCCCTTATCTGCCCCCTGAACATGGGCAACGGCCCTTACACGTTCAGCATCATGCAAAATACGAGCGGCAGCAACTACATCGAAATCGCGTCCGCTGCCGCAGACGTGACGCTCGGAACCGAATTCGAGCCGTTCGTCAGACCCAACGTCTTTTGCGAGTACGACGCTACGAGCCCGTGCGTGGCGAAAGCCCGGGAACTCGCAGCCGATGCCGCGAACCAGGGCGATGTGCTCAAGGCCGTATACGGGTGGATCACCGAGAACATCCGCTACGACACGGCCAAAGCACAAGCCCTCGCCGATGCGACCGGCTACGTTCCCGACCCCGACGAAACGCTTGCCGAGGGCACGGGCGTCTGCTTCGATTACGCCTCGCTCGGGGCAGCCATGCTGCGGAGTTTGGGCATTCCCTGCAAAATAATCACAGGATATGTATCCCCTGATGGTATTTACCACGCGTGGAATTTGGTATATCTTGACGGGAGTTGGATGAGCGTCGAAGTCAACGTTGAGTCGCAAACTTGGACTATAATCGATTTGACGTTCGCCGCAGCAGGAGCATCTCAGGAATACGTAGGAGACGGAACAGCCTACACCGAACGGTACACGTACTAA
- a CDS encoding type II secretion system F family protein, whose product MATSPLESSALSMFCESVAIMLSAGIQTDEAVHMLGENLDDTKFKRVCTEVYAGLIEGKPLASSMEATGAFPAYAVNMVSAGEHSGRLENVLRSLATYYDEEAHLFDKIRSNVGYPAALLCIMSVVLAFTVAVIMPVFVNVFESLSGNLTAGSFAAVNASIVIGWAALIITLICAVVALIGFFLCRSASGRMKVLRAFERIPFTKQAMYQLALSRFTSALSTYIASGVDTDTALKDTLTMVEHAELKNKLLAAHRSMIDSSAAKSLAQAIRDCDVFEPVYARMLMIGTRSGGLDQVLDRLSITFFDDAIVQIDGVVDSIEPALAAFLTVAVGATLISVMLPLIGIMGSIG is encoded by the coding sequence ATGGCAACATCCCCGCTCGAAAGCAGCGCATTGAGCATGTTTTGCGAAAGCGTGGCCATCATGCTCTCAGCCGGCATCCAAACCGACGAGGCAGTCCATATGCTCGGGGAGAATCTCGACGACACGAAGTTCAAACGTGTTTGCACCGAGGTCTATGCCGGGCTCATCGAGGGGAAGCCGCTCGCATCCTCCATGGAGGCCACGGGGGCTTTTCCCGCTTACGCCGTCAACATGGTATCCGCCGGAGAGCACTCGGGCCGCCTTGAAAACGTTCTGCGAAGCCTCGCGACCTACTACGACGAAGAGGCGCACCTTTTCGATAAAATCCGCTCGAACGTGGGGTATCCCGCCGCGCTTCTCTGCATCATGAGCGTCGTGCTCGCATTCACCGTTGCCGTCATCATGCCCGTTTTCGTCAACGTGTTCGAAAGCCTCTCGGGAAACCTCACCGCCGGATCGTTCGCCGCCGTCAACGCGTCGATCGTCATCGGGTGGGCTGCCCTTATCATTACGCTGATCTGCGCCGTCGTCGCGCTCATCGGCTTCTTCCTGTGCCGCTCGGCCTCGGGAAGGATGAAGGTGCTCAGGGCTTTCGAGCGCATCCCGTTCACGAAACAGGCCATGTACCAACTCGCGCTGAGCCGCTTCACCTCGGCGCTTTCCACCTACATCGCCTCAGGCGTCGATACCGATACGGCACTCAAGGACACGCTTACCATGGTCGAGCATGCCGAACTTAAGAATAAGCTTTTGGCAGCGCACCGATCGATGATCGATTCGTCGGCCGCCAAAAGCCTCGCGCAAGCCATCCGCGACTGCGATGTGTTCGAACCCGTCTATGCGCGCATGCTCATGATCGGCACCCGCTCGGGAGGGCTCGACCAGGTACTCGACCGTCTTTCGATCACGTTTTTCGATGATGCCATCGTGCAGATCGACGGCGTGGTCGACTCTATCGAGCCTGCGCTTGCGGCGTTTCTCACCGTGGCCGTCGGCGCAACGCTCATCTCGGTGATGCTGCCGCTCATCGGCATCATGGGATCGATCGGATAA